In one window of Pseudobdellovibrionaceae bacterium DNA:
- a CDS encoding CCA tRNA nucleotidyltransferase produces the protein MKLLSAFENHKQWPHVKEVAEKLINNGFKAFLAGGCVRDAIIGRVPKDFDIATDAPPTAVEGFFEKTIPVGREFGIVIVPFSGFQVEVATFRKDGAYVDGRHPEAVTFSSPQEDAARRDFTVNALFYDIQSNAVIDHVGGLQDIKDKSLRAVGDPCRRFDEDKLRLMRAVRFSGELNFSLAPATYLALCERAESIQAVSVERIFSEMNRIWLSENPVKGFNGLFETGLLQVLMPELFLNKDQSDAVSCGQKFKVMLNGFMQRKVNAIESYWAGLFLSFNVSDAKAHDCLMEWHGPRQLADDVTWLVQHYHSLIAIFTKHPAKALRLLGHGMGVYLLDLLQFKSIIERGDTSSLESLVIAYNQICDSQGLLPAAWVKGKDVLNLGLAPGKSVGELVEAAYDRQLLGESLNRKELLEWLMSEVSRRGLS, from the coding sequence GTGAAACTTCTCTCAGCTTTTGAAAATCATAAACAATGGCCTCATGTCAAAGAAGTGGCTGAAAAACTTATTAATAACGGTTTTAAAGCCTTTCTGGCCGGTGGTTGTGTACGTGATGCCATAATAGGACGAGTGCCAAAGGATTTTGATATTGCCACTGATGCCCCTCCAACAGCTGTGGAGGGTTTTTTTGAAAAGACCATACCCGTGGGGCGAGAGTTTGGAATTGTGATTGTGCCGTTTTCGGGATTTCAGGTGGAGGTGGCCACATTCAGAAAAGATGGGGCCTATGTGGACGGCAGGCACCCTGAAGCTGTGACCTTTAGCTCACCCCAAGAAGATGCGGCTCGCAGAGATTTTACTGTGAACGCTTTATTCTACGATATTCAATCCAATGCCGTCATTGATCACGTGGGTGGTCTGCAAGATATAAAAGACAAATCTCTACGGGCCGTGGGCGATCCTTGTCGTCGGTTTGATGAGGATAAGTTGCGTTTAATGCGTGCCGTGCGTTTTAGTGGTGAACTGAATTTCTCGTTGGCTCCGGCCACTTATTTGGCACTTTGCGAGAGGGCCGAATCGATTCAGGCGGTTTCCGTAGAGCGTATTTTTTCTGAAATGAATCGAATATGGCTCAGTGAAAATCCGGTGAAAGGATTCAATGGATTGTTTGAAACTGGTCTATTGCAGGTGCTGATGCCGGAATTATTTCTGAACAAAGACCAAAGTGATGCAGTCTCCTGCGGTCAAAAGTTCAAAGTGATGCTCAATGGTTTTATGCAGCGAAAAGTTAATGCCATTGAGTCCTACTGGGCTGGATTATTTTTGTCATTCAATGTGAGTGATGCCAAGGCCCACGATTGTCTGATGGAATGGCACGGTCCGCGGCAACTGGCGGACGATGTGACTTGGTTGGTGCAACACTATCATTCACTGATAGCGATTTTTACCAAGCATCCGGCTAAGGCTTTGCGTTTACTGGGACATGGGATGGGTGTTTATTTATTGGACCTTCTTCAGTTTAAATCGATAATAGAAAGAGGTGACACCTCGTCATTGGAGTCTTTGGTGATAGCTTACAACCAAATCTGTGACTCACAAGGCCTGCTGCCTGCGGCCTGGGTCAAGGGGAAGGATGTTTTAAACTTAGGCCTAGCGCCCGGCAAAAGTGTGGGAGAGCTTGTGGAGGCCGCCTATGATCGGCAGTTACTCGGTGAGAGTTTAAATCGAAAAGAATTGTTAGAATGGTTAATGAGTGAAGTGTCCCGTCGAGGACTTTCCTAG